The proteins below come from a single Etheostoma spectabile isolate EspeVRDwgs_2016 chromosome 4, UIUC_Espe_1.0, whole genome shotgun sequence genomic window:
- the obsl1b gene encoding obscurin isoform X3, whose product MDVFGGAPRFLAYPRPVVVQSGTDAVLKCQIGGDPRPAVIWERNNEKIDPQGRYRVFEDGNVYNLIISAVTTEDSGQYICKAKNSIGETYAAATLKVEGEAQEMEFREENKPRFLIKPLSTRAGRGDDAVFSCKLWGNPRPEVVWEKDGRKLNEIFESTHFTVGFQDGGWFQLKIFKTRAPDGGVYTCKARNEFGEALAGAVLLVDAGPGHEEEGNRNGYTNGHWKAHQGKQRSGRQVSNRLKDDTMTKSTKVKMFAVTEGKHAKFRCFVTGKPKPEIIWRKDGRLILSGRRYLLYEDREGYFTLKVLYCKQKDNGVYVCAASNTAGQTLSAVHLSVKEPPVQFKQPLIDLEVWERDLAVLECEVPEDSVAITWYLEDRRLQPGAKYGMEEWGTKRRLTIRDIGVDDDGIYLCEMPDGGRSIAEVAVKGTILRKLPRKVDVLEGENAAFCVEVEKEEMDIHWYKDAIELRETHQTILKSFGRTHILVFVNTMPQDSGLVTFLVGRSKTSSMLRVKAARHCPPSCPVGVQINTERANAALLSWVPAQDSRKNPPSGYVLERQEVGTGSQEWLQCLTTDSATSVEILGDSVPCEADYRFRICSVNKYGKSNNVEFPRAVHLVPVARIQAPLQDALVPEGQDAQFSIELSASVIGTWFLNGTQLQEDERYSMRRSRTHQSLRIRGVRDTDNGAEITFIAYGIRDSAALYIQAPLVKFSPMSEMDRNKFVEIGNPIVLYCELSDPAAPVHWYKNGVELQTMEGLHIQSEGTMRRIVIQSAEFSHSGVYCCDAIDDVIRFNVEVEAPPVRFSAIPDAEKNKTIETGNPIVLCCELSDPSAQVHWYKDGSKLNPQADVEILTDGLVRKLIVHSAEFYHAGSYCCKTKGDTITFSVDIKAPTVKFSAMPEEMRTKSIEAGSTFVLQCVVSDPEAHVCWYKDEMQLISNSGLEINSEGNIRTLVVQSAEMCHSGVYRCTTQDDTMEFQVEIKAIPVTYSTIFDVERTKSLEAGKLLELKCEVADSTVPVCWYEEAVKLCPQNDWDIQSNGTLKRLIIPSDEVLPSGLYSCETADDTNHFPVDIKAPMLPLSPSPEVVETPSLEATCPTEPTCETSDPDFQVDKEHDSNKEPDSEMGGIKKTLVIEPTHPSNSGAYYCATVDDVAQLIVNNQVPAPTYLLGPGVAKTESAEVDCQIVQQFEISDPIAKACWYKDGTQIYPKREADCESQSGSQTVPLQLHDLSDNGSFGCETSGDTQLNVDMKAEQRHCGDEIGEIADASAQYTVDVKATSPRLSSEQEKKSKEEAFPVEVDCMSSKCNSGTFCGERGDAQTYEEHSIPMPTSQSACGYMTEWIAPKQPRELSDNQQTTNAQSPVYCNSVKPSMMQSDTHHHTNKLRESHGEEFIYYLQHAKAQSEELDNSPQTAVKTDEICNVQQTAAVESEEATLKTLTVPSEELNSTKQMLTVQSELGNPLQTSTAQSEHHTNHKSDKFCNSLKTGTLQSEESFKSSNTVQPEESFKFSNNVQPEESFKSSNTVQPEESFKSSNTVQPEESFKSSNTVQPEESFKSSNTVQPEESFKSSNTVQPEESFKSSNTVQPEESFKSPNTVQPEESFKSSNTVQPQESFKSSNTVQPEESFKSSNPGQPEESFKSSHTGQPEESFKSSHTATVQPEESFKSSSTATVQSQESFKSSHTETVRPEEPLQSTHTGTIQLEEPFKTLQTAIVKSEECCSSIQLAAALSERLFDSLQTETVHSEGPYNSLWTATDKSEELNRLLQTSTVQLSTTSPQSLDLYNSEEAETGKRRKHYILQKSAHVTLDDHKGQAVPNCSKVLYQSMSTTVPAERHYTMKASEDQVDCIINSGQRPSSQFAVPQYVKQTPTVQSEEIYLSKTYDSHWSDSVTANKVAVEAPPVRITTHCEAERNKSVEVGEPIVLRCEISDPNAQVNWYKDGMNLRETAGQDILTEGSIRTLAIQSAMLSHSGIYSCKTTDDAMQFHVDVEAPLLKFSALSEGDQKKTVMTGFPIALQCELSDPTGQVSWYKDGTKLLPENGVDIQSEGNLRSLVVPSAERSHTGVYRCESKDDDIQFAVEVKALPGKFSELQESDRTKSVQEGSPIVLSCELSDDPSAHVDWYKDGLKLLPQNNTEIQSDGLKRTLLIHSAENIHGGTYECSTSADTIAFKVDVEGRSPQIMPIPLSEKYKMIALGCPIILQCKVSDPLAQVSWFKDELELFCKTGLDMKRDGTLRKLIIHSAKVSDSGLYSCSLADDVVAFHVDVEASPVRFSALPVVARNKFVEAGCPIKLQCEVSEQTAQVYWHKDGEQLFPKSEWEIQTKEKLRALVIPSAEVRHSGLYSCEAADDRIEFKVDVAAIPEAERSKSVEAGSPINLQCEISDPTSQTCWCEDGIKLLPKSGINIDSEGKERALVMKSATSSCSVVYSCKTDDDSDFNDFYVEVKAPPVTFVDIPEEDLFKSVVENEQLVLSCEVSRADGVVHWYKDGTEMQPCNNITMQAEGNTRNLTVHSAQLSDTGTYTCRAGDNVLMYKVNIREPPVVIIYPKEDVHLDRHVPEEIILSCELSRPNGVVSWYKDGQKLQESENIKLKIEGPYRRLKIISSGVEDSGEYVCDTADASIFFHLTITEPPVRIVSPSQSQMELCQQTSERMVLSCEISRPNAVVRWYRDGLEVEENDNLILEVDGVYRRLIIPETTVKDSAEYVCDTADESVTFFVNIAEPPVRFVRPRKMAGRVDKVVGETLVLDCEVSRSNAEVNWKKNGEEVEDSKNITILEDGVMRQLTVHSLTMEDAGKYVCDAKDDVMDFTVNVQELPVKILGKTDAKTEKQFLVSDDIILVCELSRPNASVSWYKDNQLIDNTERYCSEEQGVFRSLVVLNAGLEDSAEYTCDAVDDKMVFYITVKEPEVQIIGNSGHPEHHILVEGDDLILECEVSRSNAPVQWLCNGVILKPDTRIKIDSYEVVRKLVITGLQPSDSGKYICDAIDDKLTTIVEVQEMKVKFIRPLENALSLEGSTLILRCEINKPKGDVQWLKAGHEISPSRRHTIRAQGRERSFTIHQLVKEDAGEYACESTDDRTSATVTVETPRVVEFIAELRNITVCEGEDAIFKCVVSPEDSRLVWSLNGKQVTLNERTVTSSNGLCHMLCIHNCMVSDSGRVTADAEGLVSEAELHVQEQQVLFTKKMTPVVAEEYSEATLEVEVSLDSGEVQWMRQGVLIHPGAKNTLKHKGRKHSLTIYNLAMSDRGTYSCETLHDRTQAQLTVEPRKITIKKGLTDIKTTERETASFEVELSHPDVQGTWMRNAIQLKPTNHFRMSSKGQVHSLTISNLSVEDTGTFMFCVDNLKTTARLVVKEPPVTIFRKLEDQKFPDGAVISIECELSRHNVDVKWIKNGVELKPSKDLRIYAMGRKRFLQIMKCHVSDSGMYTCDAGDTTTSCTVEVYERELLILQRLVDVDIQEDQNAVFVCEVSVEDVPGEWYKNGERIQPTSTIKIRQEGTKHFLLMCNVRAEDSGEIKFVTRHVESVASLEVEEIPVNIVKPLQDTTALEKSRVLLDCTVSNPRCSIRWYKGSNVVLPSERFEICSEGCYRKLIIQQVVLDDEGTYSVQVGEYTCSAKLTVEAQSVLMVSELKDVEVTAPGEACFECEVSVPVLKAPMWSLNGEPLQPSSRVRLEKMGTVHRLTLRQTSPDMSGVVEFTSGKAQSRAQLRVLSDP is encoded by the exons AGCCACCTGTGCAGTTCAAGCAGCCACTCATTGATCTAGAAGTATGGGAACGAGATTTGGCTGTTCTCGAGTGTGAAGTTCCAGAGGACTCTGTTGCCATCACATGGTATCTGGAGGATAGACGACTGCAGCCGGGGGCCAAATATGGAATGGAGGAGTGGGGAACAAAACGGCGACTAACTATCCGTGACATCGGAGTTGACGATGATGGGATTTACCTCTGTGAGATGCCCGATGGGGGCAGAAGCATTGCAGAGGTTGCTGTGAAAG GGACAATTTTGCGGAAGCTTCCAAGAAAAGTGGATGTATTGGAAGGTGAAAATGCTGCCTTTTGTGTTGAagtggaaaaagaagaaatggacATACATTGGTATAAAGATGCAATAGAGCTGCGTGAAACCCATCAGACCATCCTTAAGTCTTTCGGTAGGACTCACATCCTGGTCTTCGTCAATACAATGCCCCAAGACTCTGGCCTTGTGACTTTCCTTGTAGGCAGATCCAAGACTTCCTCTATGCTAAGAGTGAAAG CGGCCAGACATTGTCCTCCGAGTTGTCCAGTGGGTGTGCAGATTAACACAGAGCGTGCTAATGCAGCTCTTCTCTCATGGGTTCCTGCTCAGGACTCACGAAAGAACCCCCCATCTGGATATGTGCTTGAGCGACAAGAAGTGGGCACTGGCTCACAGGAGTGGCTACAGTGCCTGACCACTGACTCCGCAACCTCTGTAGAGATCCTTGGTGACAGCGTACCATGTGAAGCAGATTATCGATTTCGCATCTGCAGTGTAAACAAATATGGAAAGAGCAACAATGTTGAGTTCCCTAGAGCTGTTCACTTAG ttCCAGTTGCCAGAATTCAAGCTCCCTTACAGGATGCCTTGGTACCCGAGGGGCAAGATGCCCAGTTCTCTATTGAGCTTTCTGCTTCAGTTATTGGTACATGGTTCTTAAATGGTACTCAGCTTCAGGAAGATGAACGTTATTCCATGCGTCGGTCAAGAACACACCAATCTCTTCGCATTCGAGGAGTACGTGATACAGACAATGGAGCCGAAATCACATTTATTGCCTATGGGATCCGGGATTCTGCAGCACTGTACATTCAAG cTCCTCTTGTCAAGTTTTCACCAATGTCAGAAATGGATCGAAACAAATTTGTAGAAATTGGAAACCCCATAGTGCTGTACTGTGAGCTGTCGGACCCTGCAGCTCCAGTGCACTGGTACAAGAATGGGGTGGAATTACAGACAATGGAGGGTCTGCATATCCAATCAGAAGGCACCATGAGAAGAATTGTCATACAATCAGCAGAGTTCTCACATTCGGGAGTGTATTGCTGTGATGCCATTGATGACGTCATCAGGTTCAATGTGGAAGTAGAGG CCCCACCTGTGAGGTTTTCAGCAATTCCAGATGCGGAGAAGAACAAAACCATTGAAACCGGCAACCCCATTGTTTTATGCTGCGAGCTCTCAGATCCTTCTGCCCAGGTGCACTGGTACAAAGATGGGTCAAAGCTCAATCCTCAAGCTGATGTAGAAATTCTAACTGATGGCTTGGTGAGAAAATTGATTGTCCATTCAGCAGAATTTTACCACGCTGGGTCATACTGCTGCAAGACAAAGGGTGACACCATCACGTTCAGTGTGGACATCAAAG CTCCAACTGTGAAGTTCTCAGCAATGCCTGAAGAAATGAGGACCAAGTCGATCGAAGCAGGCAGCACTTTTGTACTCCAGTGTGTGGTGTCGGATCCTGAGGCCCATGTTTGCTGGTACAAGGATGAAATGCAGCTCATTTCAAACTCTGGATTAGAAATCAACTCAGAGGGCAACATAAGGACGTTAGTTGTTCAGTCTGCAGAGATGTGCCACTCTGGTGTGTACAGATGCACTACACAGGATGATACCATGGAGTTTCAAGTGGAGATCAAAG CTATACCAGTGACGTACTCTACTATCTTTGACGTTGAGAGAACCAAGTCACTTGAAGCAGGCAAACTTTTGGAGCTGAAATGTGAGGTTGCAGACTCCACTGTGCCTGTCTGCTGGTATGAAGAGGCTGTAAAGCTCTGCCCGCAGAATGATTGGGATATACAGAGTAATGGCACGTTGAAGAGACTCATTATCCCATCTGATGAGGTCTTGCCCTCAGGGCTATACAGCTGTGAAACCGCTGATGACACTAATCACTTCCCTGTGGATATTAaag CTCCAATGCTGCCGTTATCACCCTCACCAGAGGTTGTGGAGACGCCGTCACTTGAAGCAACCTGCCCGACTGAACCAACATGTGAAACCTCAGACCCTGATTTCCAGGTGGATAAAGAACATGATTCTAACAAAGAGCCTGATTCTGAAATGGGAGGCATCAAGAAGACTCTTGTAATTGAACCAACTCATCCTTCAAACTCTGGAGCATACTATTGTGCAACAGTAGATGATGTTGCCCAATTAATAGTAAACAATCAAG TGCCAGCTCCAACATATCTGCTTGGCCCTGGTGTTGCGAAGACTGAGTCTGCGGAAGTGGACTGCCAAATTGTTCAGCAATTTGAGATTTCAGATCCCATTGCCAAAGCCTGTTGGTACAAAGATGGAACCCAGATCTACCCAAAAAGGGAAGCTGACTGTGAATCACAGAGCGGCAGCCAAACCGTGCCCCTTCAGTTACATGACTTGTCTGATAATGGGAGTTTTGGCTGTGAAACATCTGGTGATACACAGTTAAATGTGGACATGAAAG CAGAGCAGCGTCACTGTGGTGACGAGATTGGTGAGATAGCTGATGCATCTGCCCAATACACTGTGGATGTCAAAG CTACATCGCCGAGGCTCTCTTCTGAACAAGAAAAGAAGTCCAAGGAAGAGGCATTTCCTGTTGAAGTTGACTGCATGTCCTCAAAATGCAATTCTGGTACCTTCTGTGGCGAGAGAGGAGATGCACAGACATACGAAGAACATTCCATTCCTATGCCAACTTCCCAGTCAGCATGTGGATATATGACTGAATGGATTGCACCTAAACAGCCAAGGGAGCTCTCTGACaatcaacaaacaacaaatgccCAATCTCCTGTTTACTGTAACTCTGTAAAGCCATCAATGATGCAATCTGACACACATCATCACACTAATAAGCTCAGAGAATCACATGGTGAGGAATTCATTTATTATCTACAGCATGCAAAAGCCCAATCTGAAGAGCTTGATAATTCCCCCCAGACAGCTGTCAAGACAGATGAGATCTGTAATGTTCAACAAACTGCAGCGGTTGAATCAGAGGAAGCCACTCTCAAGACTCTAACTGTCCCATCAGAAGAGCTAAATAGCACAAAACAGATGTTAACTGTCCAGTCAGAGCTAGGTAACCCCTTACAGACTTCAACTGCCCAATCAGAACACCATACTAACCACAAATCAGACAAGTTCTGTAACTCTTTAAAAACGGGAACTCTGCAGTCAGAGGAGTCCTTTAAATCCTCAAACACTGTCCAACCAGAGGAGTCCTTTAAATTCTCAAACAATGTCCAACCAGAGGAGTCCTTTAAATCCTCAAACACTGTCCAACCAGAGGAGTCCTTTAAATCCTCAAACACTGTCCAACCAGAGGAGTCCTTTAAATCCTCAAACACTGTCCAACCAGAGGAGTCCTTTAAATCCTCAAACACTGTCCAACCAGAGGAGTCCTTTAAATCCTCAAACACTGTCCAACCAGAGGAGTCCTTTAAATCCTCAAACACTGTCCAACCAGAGGAGTCCTTTAAATCCCCAAACACTGTCCAACCAGAGGAGTCCTTTAAATCCTCAAACACTGTCCAACCACAGGAGTCCTTTAAATCCTCAAACACTGTCCAACCAGAGGAGTCCTTTAAATCCTCAAATCCTGGCCAACCAGAGGAGTCCTTTAAATCCTCACACACTGGCCAACCAGAGGAGTCCTTTAAATCCTCACACACTGCAACTGTCCAACCAGAAGAGTCCTTTAAATCTTCATCCACTGCAACTGTCCAATCACAAGAGTCCTTTAAATCCTCACACACTGAAACTGTCCGACCAGAGGAGCCCTTACAATCCACACATACTGGAACTATCCAATTAGAGGAGCCTTTTAAAACCTTACAAACGGCAATTGTCAAGTCAGAGGAGTGCTGTAGCTCCATACAACTGGCGGCTGCCCTGTCAGAGAGGCTTTTTGATAGCTTACAAACTGAAACTGTCCATTCAGAGGGACCCTATAACTCCTTATGGACTGCAACTGACAAATCAGAGGAGTTAAACAGACTTCTACAGACATCAACTGTCCAACTGTCTACTACATCCCCTCAATCATTGGACTTATATAACTCTGAAGAGGCAGAAACGGGCAAACGAAGAAAGCATTACATCTTGCAAAAGTCTGCGCATGTCACATTGGATGACCACAAAGGCCAAGCAGTACCTAACTGCTCGAAGGTACTGTATCAGTCCATGAGCACAACAGTCCCAGCAGAGAGGCATTACACCATGAAGGCATCAGAAGACCAAGTAGACTGCATAATTAACTCTGGGCAGAGACCATCTTCCCAGTTTGCAGTGCCTCAGTATGTTAAGCAGACACCTACTGTCCAATCAGAAGAGATCTATCTATCAAAGACATATGACAGTCACTGGAGTGACAGTGTCACTGCAAATAAGGTGGCTGTTGAAG CTCCACCCGTGAGAATTACAACACATTGTGAGGCTGAAAGGAACAAGTCTGTTGAAGTTGGTGAACCCATAGTGCTGCGGTGTGAGATATCAGATCCTAACGCTCAAGTTAATTGGTACAAGGATGGAATGAATCTACGTGAAACAGCTGGGCAAGACATCTTGACAGAGGGCTCCATAAGAACACTGGCTATCCAGTCAGCGATGCTGTCTCATTCAGGGATTTACAGCTGCAAGACAACAGATGATGCAATGCAGTTTCATGTGGATGTTGAAG CTCCACTTCTGAAGTTTTCAGCTTTGTCTGAGGGTGATCAGAAAAAGACGGTCATGACGGGCTTTCCCATTGCTCTACAATGTGAGCTGTCAGACCCCACTGGACAAGTCAGTTGGTACAAGGATGGAACAAAGCTCTTACCTGAAAATGGTGTAGACATCCAGTCAGAGGGAAATTTGAGGAGTCTAGTTGTCCCATCAGCCGAGCGATCTCACACTGGCGTTTACCGCTGTGAGTCAAAGGATGATGACATCCAGTTTGCTGTGGAAGTAAAAG CACTACCTGGGAAGTTCTCAGAGCTTCAAGAGAGCGACAGGACCAAGTCCGTTCAAGAAGGTTCTCCCATTGTCCTCAGCTGTGAACTTTCTGATGATCCTTCTGCTCATGTCGACTGGTACAAGGATGGGTTGAAACTCCTACCACAAAACAATACGGAAATACAGTCAGATGGTCTAAAGAGGACACTACTCATTCACTCAGCTGAAAACATACATGGTGGCACCTATGAATGTTCAACATCAGCCGACACCATTGCATTTAAAGTGGACGTAGAAG GCCGATCGCCACAGATCATGCCAATCCCACTGTCAGAAAAATACAAGATGATTGCACTTGGTTGTCCAATTATCCTCCAGTGTAAGGTCTCAGACCCTCTCGCCCAGGTTTCCTGGTTTAAAGATGAGTTGGAGCTTTTTTGCAAAACTGGCCTTGATATGAAAAGAGATGGCACCCTGAGAAAATTAATTATCCATTCTGCTAAGGTCTCTGATTCTGGCCTCTACAGTTGTAGCCTGGCTGATGATGTTGTGGCATTCCATGTGGACGTTGAAG CTTCTCCTGTGAGGTTTTCAGCCCTTCCAGTGGTCGCAAGAAACAAATTTGTTGAAGCAGGCTGCCCAATTAAGCTGCAGTGCGAAGTATCAGAGCAAACTGCCCAAGTCTATTGGCACAAGGATGGAGAGCAGCTATTTCCAAAGAGTGAATGGGAAatccaaacaaaagaaaaattgagAGCGTTGGTTATTCCATCAGCAGAAGTCAGACACTCTGGGTTGTACAGCTGTGAGGCCGCAGATGACCGTATAGAATTCAAGGTGGATGTTGCAG CTATTCCAGAGGCtgagaggagcaaatctgttgaAGCAGGCAGCCCGATCAATCTGCAGTGTGAGATCTCAGACCCTACAAGCCAGACCTGCTGGTGTGAGGATGGAATAAAACTCTTGCCGAAATCAGGAATAAACATCGATTCAGAGGGCAAAGAGAGGGCACTTGTTATGAAGTCGGCCACGTCTTCATGTTCTGTGGTGTACAGTTGTaaaac tgatgatgattcagATTTCAACGATTTCTATGTGGAGGTGAAAG CGCCACCGGTAACATTTGTTGATATCCCAGAGGAGGACCTTTTCAAGAGTGTTGTGGAAAACGAACAGCTTGTTCTGTCATGTGAAGTATCAAGGGCTGATGGTGTTGTCCATTGGTACAAAGATGGAACTGAAATGCAACCATGCAACAATATCACAATGCAAGCAGAGGGCAACACAAGGAATCTGACAGTACATTCAGCCCAATTGTCCGACACAGGCACATACACATGCCGTGCAGGGGACAACGTTCTAATGTACAAGGTTAACATACGAG AACCCCCGGTGGTGATAATCTACCCCAAGGAGGACGTCCACCTTGACCGTCATGTCCCTGAGGAAATTATTCTTAGCTGCGAATTGTCTCGTCCAAATGGTGTTGTCAGCTGGTACAAAGATGGCCAAAAGCTGCAAGAGAGCGAGAACATCAAGCTCAAGATAGAAGGCCCTTATCGACGGCTGAAGATTATTTCTAGTGGAGTCGAAGATTCTGGAGAATATGTTTGTGATACAGCTGACGCTTCAATATTCTTTCACCTTACTATTACAG AACCTCCGGTGCGGATTGTGTCCCCAAGTCAGTCCCAAATGGAACTGTGCCAGCAGACCTCTGAGAGGATGGTATTGAGCTGCGAGATTTCACGGCCCAATGCAGTGGTACGCTGGTATCGAGACGGACTGGAAGTGGAGGAGAATGACAACCTTATCTTAGAGGTGGATGGTGTCTACAGAAGACTTATTATACCAGAAACTACCGTCAAAGATTCAGCTGAATATGTCTGTGATACTGCAGATGAGTCTGTGACATTCTTTGTAAACATAGCAG AGCCTCCTGTTCGCTTCGTACGTCCAAGGAAGATGGCAGGAAGAGTGGACAAAGTGGTTGGGGAGACTCTGGTTCTAGACTGTGAGGTTTCAAGATCAAATGCCGAGGTCAACTGGAAGAAGAATGGGGAAGAAGTAGAAGACTCCAAAAATATCACCATCCTTGAGGATGGTGTCATGCGTCAACTAACTGTTCACTCACTAACAATGGAAGATGCTGGGAAATATGTCTGCGATGCAAAGGATGATGTGATGGATTTCACTGTAAACGTGCAAG agTTGCCTGTAAAAATTCTTGGAAAAACCGATGCAAAGACAGAAAAGCAGTTCTTAGTATCAGATGACATCATTCTTGTGTGTGAACTATCAAGACCCAATGCCTCAGTCAGCTGGTACAAAGATAATCAGCTAATTGATAACACTGAGCGATACTGTAGCGAGGAGCAAGGCGTTTTCCGATCACTGGTTGTCTTAAATGCTGGGCTTGAAGATTCAGCAGAGTACACCTGTGATGCAGTGGACGATAAGATGGTCTTCTATATCACTGTCAAAG AGCCTGAAGTGCAGATCATTGGGAACTCAGGCCACCCAGAGCATCATATCCTGGTAGAAGGAGATGACCTTATTTTGGAGTGTGAGGTGTCTCGGTCAAATGCCCCCGTTCAGTGGTTATGCAATGGCGTGATACTGAAACCAGACACTCGTATAAAAATTGACAGCTATGAAGTTGTGAGGAAGCTTGTCATCACTGGACTCCAGCCCTCCGACTCTGGTAAATACATTTGCGATGCCATTGATGACAAACTGACAACGATTGTTGAAGTCCAAG aaatgaaagtgaaatTTATCCGACCACTGGAGAATGCTTTGTCTCTGGAGGGCAGTACCCTTATATTACGATGTGAGATAAACAAGCCCAAAGGAGATGTTCAGTGGCTAAAAGCTGGCCACGAGATCTCTCCAAGCCGTCGGCACACGATAAGGGCACAAGGCCGCGAACGAAGCTTTACCATCCACCAACTAGTGAAAGAAGATGCTGGAGAATATGCCTGTGAATCCACAGATGACAGGACCTCAGCTACTGTCACTGTAGAAA CTCCCCGTGTTGTTGAGTTCATAGCAGAGCTCCGTAACATCACGGTCTGTGAAGGAGAAGATGCAATATTTAAGTGTGTGGTCTCACCAGAGGACAGTCGGTTGGTGTGGAGCTTAAATGGCAAGCAAGTAACTCTAAATGAGCGCACTGTCACTTCAAGTAACGGACTATGCCACATGCTCTGCATCCACAACTGCATGGTTTCAGATAGCGGCAGAGTAACAGCTGATGCAGAGGGGTTGGTATCAGAGGCAGAACTCCACGTTCAAG AGCAACAGGTGTTGTTTACCAAGAAGATGACACCAGTTGTAGCTGAAGAGTACAGTGAGGCAACTCTAGAGGTGGAGGTGAGTCTGGATTCAGGAGAAGTGCAGTGGATGAGGCAAGGGGTGCTGATCCACCCTGGAGCCAAGAATACCCTGAAACACAAGGGCCGAAAACACAGTCTCACCATCTACAATCTGGCCATGTCTGACCGGGGCACCTACAGCTGTGAAACCCTCCATGACCGCACGCAAGCCCAGCTCACAGTGGAAC CTAGAAAAATCACAATCAAGAAAGGGCTGACTGACATTAaaaccacagagagagaaacagcatCTTTTGAGGTGGAGCTCTCCCATCCCGATGTCCAAGGAACCTGGATGAGAAACGCAATCCAGCTCAAGCCAACAAATCACTTCCGTATGAGTTCCAAAGGACAAGTCCACAGTCTCACTATCTCTAACCTATCAGTGGAAGACACTGGCACCTTTATGTTCTGTGTAGACAATCTGAAGACGACTGCGAGGCTTGTTGTGAAGG AGCCTCCAGTGACCATTTTCAGAAAACTGGAAGACCAGAAATTCCCTGACGGTGCAGTAATCTCTATCGAGTGTGAGCTATCAAGACACAATGTTGATGTGAAATGGATAAAG AACGGGGTTGAGCTGAAGCCAAGCAAGGACTTGCGAATTTATGCAATGGGAAGGAAACGGTTTCTTCAGATCATGAAATGTCATGTCAGTGATTCTGGCATGTACACCTGCGATGCTGGAGATACTACTACATCCTGCACTGTGGAGGTCTACG AGCGTGAGCTGCTCATCCTGCAGCGCCTGGTGGACGTGGACATCCAGGAAGATCAGAACGCGGTGTTTGTTTGTGAGGTCTCAGTGGAGGATGTGCCAGGAGAATGGTACAAAAATGGGGAGAGAATACAACCGACCAGCACCATCAAGATACGGCAGGAAG GGACCAAACATTTTCTTCTTATGTGCAATGTGAGAGCAGAGGACTCTGGAGAGATCAAGTTTGTCACCAGACATGTTGAATCTGTCGCTTCCCTGGAGGTGGAAG AGATTCCTGTCAACATTGTGAAGCCTCTGCAGGATACGACCGCCCTGGAGAAGAGCCGCGTGCTCCTCGACTGCACCGTGTCCAACCCCAGATGTAGCATCCGCTGGTACAAAGGCAGCAATGTCGTGCTGCCCTCCGAACGCTTTGAGATCTGCAGTGAAGGCTGTTATCGGAAACTGATCATCCAGCAGGTGGTGCTGGATGATGAGGGCACGTACAGCGTGCAGGTCGGAGAGTATACATGCTCTGCAAAACTGACAGTGGAGG CCCAGTCAGTGTTAATGGTGAGTGAGCTGAAGGATGTGGAGGTCACGGCCCCTGGTGAAGCCTGCTTTGAATGTGAGGTCTCAGTCCCTGTTCTCAAAGCTCCTATGTGGAGTCTGAATGGGGAGCCGCTACAGCCCAGCTCTCGGGTACGCCTGGAGAAGATGGGCACGGTCCACAGGCTGACCCTCAGACAAACCTCCCCGGACATGAGCGGAGTGGTGGAGTTCACCTCTGGGAAAGCACAAAGCAGAGCCCAGCTTCGGGTACTGA GTGATCCGTGA